From a region of the Hippopotamus amphibius kiboko isolate mHipAmp2 chromosome 3, mHipAmp2.hap2, whole genome shotgun sequence genome:
- the LOC130849351 gene encoding pregnancy-associated glycoprotein 2-like — MKWFGILSLVALSECLVIIPLTKVKTMRETFGEKNLLTNFLDDNTDNRAQNVADDRNTTLHPLKNHLDLAYMGNITIGTPPQEFSVVFDTGSSDFWVHSTRCYSPTCRKHKLFNPHLSTTCRLSGQPINLKYTSGGIDGFLVYDTIRIGKLIDLGQAFGLSQKLIGFTNCVFDGVLGLGFPSLSQAGITPVFDNLKTQGMIPQPIFAFYLSNGKQNGSMVMFGGVDHSYHKGELKWIPVSRTHFWQITMNRITMNGITVGCFIGCQGILDTGGSMLLGPLELVNTIQKLISARRIGLEYVVPCNIIRQLPSIIFTINGNDYPVPAEAYIWKSSQGICFSTFGGRTQIWRQTETWILGDVFLRLYFSVYDRGSNRIGLAPAV, encoded by the exons ATGAAGTGGTTTGGGATCCTCAGCctggtggccctctcagagtgcctagtcat TATCCCTCTAACGAAGGTGAAGACCATGCGAGAGACGTTCGGAGAGAAAAACCTGCTGACAAATTTCCTGGATGACAACACTGACAACAGGGCCCAGAATGTTGCTGATGACAGAAATACTACCCTTCACCCCCTGAAGAACCACCTGGAT CTGGCCTACATGGGAAACATCACCATTGGAACACCCCCTCAGGAGTTCAGTGTTGTCTTCGACACCGGGTCATCTGATTTTTGGGTGCACTCCACCCGCTGTTACAGTCCCACATGCC GTAAGCACAAGCTCTTTAACCCTCACTTGTCCACCACTTGCCGGCTCTCAGGCCAGCCCATTAACTTGAAATACACCTCTGGAGGGATTGATGGATTCCTTGTCTATGACACCATTCGG atcGGGAAACTCATTGACCTGGGCCAGGCATTTGGTCTGAGCCAGAAACTGATTGGGTTCACAAATTGCGTTTTTGATGGCGTCCTGGGCCTGGGCTTCCCCAGCCTCTCACAGGCAGGGATCACCCCCGTGTTCGACAACCTGAAGACACAAGGCATGATTCCTCAGCCTATCTTTGCCTTCTACCTGAGCAA tGGGAAGCAGAATGGCAGCATGgtgatgtttggtggggtggacCACAGTTACCACAAAGGAGAgctcaagtggataccagtgtcccGGACACATTTCTGGCAGATAACCATGAACCG CATCACCATGAATGGGATAACTGTTGGTTGTTTCATCGGCTGCCAGGGCATTTTGGATACCGGAGGTTCAATGCTGCTTGGACCACTGGAACTGGTCAACACCATCCAGAAGCTCATCAGCGCCAGGCGTATTGGTCTAGAG TATGTGGTTCCGTGTAACATCATCAGGCAACTGCCtagtatcatcttcaccatcaatggcAATGACTACCCAGTGCCTGCTGAAGCCTACATCTGGAAG agttctcaagGTATATGTTTCAGCACTTTTGGTGGGAGAACACAGATCTGGAGACAGACGGAGACCTGGATCCTGGGTGACGtcttcctgaggctgtatttctcagtttatgaTCGGGGAAGCAacaggattggcctggctcccgcagtgtaa